In a single window of the Flavobacterium sp. W4I14 genome:
- a CDS encoding small-conductance mechanosensitive channel (product_source=COG3264; cath_funfam=4.10.280.10; cleavage_site_network=SignalP-noTM; cog=COG3264; superfamily=143120; transmembrane_helix_parts=Inside_1_23,TMhelix_24_41,Outside_42_159,TMhelix_160_182,Inside_183_195) — MANEPINQPKQLPPFSRLYRMKKYFYLFSFLLLLKLHAFAQQDTAAYAAQRAKVNSLLVERSNKFGQYDESLNQRTGIFGWQTKRDIKNSNEILRQVVLSDNNIFKELKVLMDYKDLQNQQKVAVADNSQERLERYMQTIKKLQDQNAQLKEDLEKKNKGGLSTYIIAFLILVMAGGFYFFSKKLQGYKTAKITS, encoded by the coding sequence ATGGCTAATGAACCAATAAACCAACCAAAACAACTTCCACCTTTTTCACGTTTATATCGCATGAAGAAATATTTTTATCTGTTCTCTTTTTTATTATTGCTGAAATTGCATGCCTTTGCACAGCAAGATACCGCTGCCTATGCTGCTCAGCGAGCTAAAGTAAATTCATTACTTGTAGAAAGAAGTAACAAGTTTGGTCAGTATGATGAAAGTTTAAACCAACGAACTGGAATATTCGGATGGCAAACCAAGCGTGATATTAAAAATTCTAATGAAATTCTTCGTCAGGTAGTTTTAAGCGACAACAATATTTTCAAAGAACTGAAAGTATTAATGGATTATAAAGATTTGCAGAACCAGCAGAAAGTAGCCGTGGCAGATAATTCTCAGGAACGCTTGGAACGTTATATGCAAACCATTAAAAAACTACAGGATCAGAATGCGCAGCTCAAAGAAGATTTAGAGAAAAAGAATAAAGGAGGTTTATCAACCTACATCATCGCCTTTTTGATTTTAGTAATGGCAGGTGGATTTTATTTCTTCAGTAAAAAACTTCAAGGGTATAAAACAGCTAAAATCACCTCTTAA
- a CDS encoding polyribonucleotide nucleotidyltransferase (product_source=KO:K00962; cath_funfam=2.40.50.140,3.30.1370.10,3.30.230.70; cog=COG1185; ko=KO:K00962; pfam=PF00013,PF00575,PF01138,PF03725,PF03726; smart=SM00316,SM00322; superfamily=46915,50249,54211,54814,55666; tigrfam=TIGR03591), which translates to MNVIKKSFDLGDGRIVEIETGKLAKQADGSVVVKMGDTMLLATVVSTVGAKPGTDFLPLSVDYQEKYAATGRIPGGFLRREARLSDYEVLISRLVDRALRPMFPSDYHSDTQVMISLISADKDIMPDCLAGLAASAALSVSDIPFNGPISEVRVAKIDGKLVINPLASQLERATLEFMVAGSANDIGMVEGECDEIQEDEMVEALKFAHDAIKVQCAIQVELTEATGKTVKREYSHEDHDADLKAKVYADTYDKVYAVAKAGGNKDVRKEGFTAIINEFFEAMPEDTADLTKAMAKHYYHDVQYDAIRNLLLDEGIRLDGRKTTEIRPIWSEVGYLPAAHGSAVFTRGETQSLTSVTLGSKDDEQMIDGAFFNGYNKFLLHYNFPGFSTGEVRPNRGAGRREIGHGALAQRSLKKVLPQGEANPYTIRIVSDILESNGSSSMATVCAGTLALMDAGIKIKSPVSGIAMGLITDEKTGKYAILSDILGDEDHLGDMDFKVTGTERGIVACQMDLKINGLSYEVLTKALLQAKEGRLHILNEMKKTISSPNEDYKPHAPRIVSLTIDKEFIGAIIGPGGKIIQEMQRETGASISIEEVDGKGIVEVFADNKAAIDAAVTRIRNIVAKPEIGEVYQGKVKSIMPFGAFVEVMPGKDGLLHISEISWERLETMDGVLKEGDKIEVKLLDIDKQGKMKLSRKVLLPRPEKPAAPQA; encoded by the coding sequence ATGAATGTAATAAAAAAATCGTTCGATTTGGGCGATGGCAGAATTGTAGAAATCGAAACTGGTAAATTGGCTAAACAGGCTGATGGTTCGGTTGTGGTAAAAATGGGCGATACGATGTTGTTAGCAACTGTAGTATCTACTGTTGGTGCTAAGCCAGGTACTGATTTTTTACCATTATCGGTTGATTATCAGGAAAAATACGCGGCTACAGGTCGTATTCCAGGAGGCTTTTTACGTCGTGAGGCAAGATTATCTGATTACGAGGTATTAATCTCTCGTTTAGTGGATAGAGCTTTACGCCCAATGTTCCCAAGTGATTATCACTCTGATACACAGGTGATGATTTCTTTAATTTCTGCAGATAAAGATATTATGCCTGATTGTTTGGCAGGTTTAGCAGCATCAGCTGCATTATCAGTATCTGATATTCCTTTCAACGGTCCAATTTCAGAAGTACGTGTGGCGAAAATTGATGGTAAATTGGTAATTAATCCATTAGCTAGCCAATTAGAGCGTGCAACTTTAGAGTTTATGGTAGCTGGTTCAGCTAATGATATAGGCATGGTTGAAGGTGAGTGTGATGAAATTCAGGAAGACGAAATGGTTGAGGCTTTAAAATTTGCACACGATGCAATTAAAGTTCAATGTGCTATTCAGGTTGAATTAACTGAAGCTACTGGCAAAACCGTTAAACGCGAATACAGCCACGAAGACCATGATGCTGATTTAAAAGCTAAGGTTTATGCTGATACTTACGATAAAGTTTACGCTGTAGCAAAAGCTGGTGGCAATAAAGATGTTCGTAAAGAAGGTTTTACTGCGATCATTAACGAATTCTTCGAGGCAATGCCAGAAGATACTGCAGATTTAACTAAAGCAATGGCTAAACATTATTATCATGATGTTCAGTACGATGCCATCAGAAACCTGTTATTAGATGAAGGCATCCGTTTAGATGGCCGTAAGACTACAGAAATTCGTCCTATCTGGAGTGAAGTTGGTTATTTACCTGCTGCTCACGGTTCGGCAGTATTTACACGTGGCGAAACACAATCATTAACTTCAGTTACTTTAGGTAGTAAAGACGATGAGCAAATGATTGATGGTGCTTTCTTCAATGGTTACAACAAATTCTTATTGCACTATAATTTCCCTGGTTTCTCAACCGGAGAAGTTAGACCTAACAGAGGCGCTGGCCGTCGCGAAATTGGTCACGGCGCTTTAGCACAACGTTCATTGAAAAAAGTATTGCCTCAAGGTGAAGCAAATCCTTATACCATCCGTATCGTTTCTGATATCTTAGAATCTAACGGTTCGTCATCAATGGCAACTGTTTGTGCAGGTACATTAGCATTAATGGATGCAGGTATTAAAATCAAATCTCCAGTTTCAGGTATCGCAATGGGTTTAATTACCGATGAGAAAACCGGTAAATATGCAATCCTTTCTGATATTTTAGGTGATGAAGATCACTTAGGTGATATGGACTTTAAAGTAACTGGTACTGAACGCGGTATCGTTGCTTGTCAAATGGACTTAAAAATCAATGGTTTATCTTACGAAGTTCTAACAAAAGCGTTGTTACAGGCTAAAGAAGGTCGTTTACACATCTTAAACGAGATGAAGAAAACCATTAGCTCACCTAACGAAGATTATAAACCACATGCGCCACGTATTGTTTCTTTAACTATTGATAAAGAATTTATCGGTGCAATTATCGGCCCTGGAGGTAAAATTATCCAGGAAATGCAACGCGAAACCGGTGCTTCAATCTCTATCGAAGAAGTTGATGGCAAAGGTATTGTAGAAGTATTTGCAGATAACAAAGCAGCTATCGATGCAGCGGTTACCCGTATCCGTAATATCGTAGCTAAGCCAGAAATCGGTGAAGTTTACCAAGGTAAAGTAAAATCAATTATGCCATTCGGTGCATTTGTTGAGGTGATGCCAGGTAAAGACGGTTTATTGCACATCTCTGAAATTTCATGGGAACGTTTAGAAACCATGGATGGTGTATTAAAAGAAGGTGATAAAATCGAGGTTAAATTATTAGACATCGATAAACAAGGTAAAATGAAACTTTCCCGCAAAGTTTTATTGCCAAGACCAGAAAAACCAGCAGCGCCACAAGCGTAA
- a CDS encoding hypothetical protein (product_source=Hypo-rule applied; cath_funfam=2.60.40.1120; cleavage_site_network=SignalP-TM; pfam=PF07715,PF13715; smart=SM00077; superfamily=49464,56935; transmembrane_helix_parts=Inside_1_6,TMhelix_7_29,Outside_30_808), whose product MLKFRLILFLLIAGCGFAVAQPLVRVSGIVYSDEKLPLAQVTVIVLGQAQSTVTDEFGVYTIYSKSKTFSIKYSLLGYQPQTVKFSERSGARIIKQVNLIANINELEQVNITNKQNQLSNTTTINIADVSSMPLVSGNFETMLKTLPGVSTNNELSAQYSVRGGNFDENLIYINDVEINRPVLIRNGQQEGLSFINSDLVSKAKFSAGGFEAKYGDKLSSILDIRYDKPDSNQTTFSTSLLNTSLTTKKIFKNSFLLAGLRYKNNSNVLIKQDENGSYSPNFADAQLLYQYDFSSKFNISFLGSFNLGQFKLVPTNRETQFGTLSTTLRLNVDYTGQEIDDYQTLGSAITATYSPKPNLVIKFINSYFSTVERERFDINGSYIFDEVDNNFSGENFGVINKNRGIGSYYNYGRNSLNTQIFASEIKVDQNFNNHVFSWGVKFDKSNYNDQLNEYNYTDSAGFILPNNSKNITLQNVISIQNNVDIKNYSAYIQDSYSLSNSAELQLGARATYSSLSKQLLISPRMLIAYRPNSNNKILRFSAGVYKQPPSYRTIRDFSGVLNIDQKAQSSYNTSLGYEYAFDAFGTRLKFTSEAYFKYSDRLIPYKIDNLRIKYLANEVSRGYVYGADFSIGGEFVKDLVSYFRMSVMHANEDIIGDSYVQNGTTIYPGYLKRPTDQRLNFSIFFQDKLLNSPTYKVHLNALYGSRLPIGPSQTPRYLDQFFIPSYKRVDIGFSKDFLDDAALHKPKFLDKNFSSVIMFFEVFNMLNIDNTVSYLWLKDVDNVQYAIPNYLTGRQFNLKLIVKLKNKP is encoded by the coding sequence ATGCTCAAATTTCGGCTAATCCTTTTCCTTTTAATTGCTGGTTGCGGTTTTGCTGTGGCACAGCCTTTAGTAAGGGTTTCAGGAATAGTTTATAGCGATGAAAAGTTACCCTTAGCACAGGTTACGGTAATCGTTTTAGGACAGGCACAATCAACTGTTACTGATGAATTTGGTGTATATACCATTTATTCAAAATCGAAAACCTTTAGTATAAAATATTCGCTTTTGGGCTATCAGCCACAAACAGTAAAATTTAGTGAGCGCTCCGGAGCCCGGATTATCAAACAGGTAAATTTAATAGCCAATATCAATGAATTAGAGCAGGTTAATATCACCAATAAACAGAACCAGTTAAGTAATACCACTACTATTAATATTGCCGATGTTTCTTCAATGCCATTGGTTTCTGGCAATTTTGAAACCATGCTCAAAACCCTGCCAGGTGTATCTACAAACAACGAATTAAGTGCCCAGTATAGCGTTAGGGGAGGTAACTTCGACGAAAATCTGATTTACATCAACGATGTAGAAATTAACCGACCGGTATTGATCCGCAATGGACAACAGGAGGGACTAAGTTTTATCAATTCAGACCTGGTGAGTAAAGCAAAATTCTCTGCAGGTGGCTTTGAAGCGAAATATGGCGATAAACTATCTTCAATCTTAGATATTAGATACGATAAACCGGATAGTAATCAAACCACTTTTAGTACCAGTCTTTTAAATACTTCGTTAACAACCAAAAAGATATTCAAAAACAGCTTCCTTTTGGCTGGTTTACGCTATAAAAACAATTCGAATGTACTGATTAAGCAGGATGAAAATGGAAGTTATAGCCCAAATTTTGCCGATGCGCAATTGCTGTATCAATATGATTTTTCATCAAAATTCAATATCAGTTTTTTGGGAAGCTTTAACCTCGGTCAGTTTAAATTGGTACCCACCAATAGAGAAACCCAGTTCGGAACCTTGAGCACTACATTAAGATTAAATGTGGATTATACAGGACAAGAAATAGACGATTACCAAACTTTGGGAAGCGCCATTACTGCCACTTATTCGCCCAAACCAAACCTGGTCATCAAATTTATTAACAGTTATTTTAGTACGGTTGAGAGAGAGCGTTTCGATATTAATGGCAGCTATATTTTTGATGAAGTGGATAATAATTTTTCAGGTGAAAATTTTGGGGTAATCAATAAAAACAGGGGTATTGGCAGTTATTATAACTATGGAAGAAATAGTTTAAACACCCAGATTTTCGCTTCTGAAATAAAAGTAGACCAAAATTTTAATAATCATGTTTTTTCCTGGGGCGTAAAATTCGATAAATCTAATTACAACGATCAGCTGAACGAGTATAATTATACCGATTCTGCCGGCTTCATTTTGCCTAACAACTCAAAAAATATCACATTGCAAAATGTAATCAGCATACAGAACAATGTTGATATCAAAAACTACAGTGCTTATATTCAGGATAGTTATTCGCTTTCTAATTCGGCAGAACTGCAATTGGGCGCACGTGCTACATACAGCTCGTTGAGCAAACAGTTGTTAATCAGTCCGAGGATGTTAATTGCCTACAGGCCCAATTCAAACAATAAAATTTTAAGGTTTTCTGCCGGTGTTTATAAGCAGCCACCATCATATCGGACCATTCGTGATTTTTCCGGAGTATTAAACATCGATCAAAAGGCACAGAGTTCTTATAACACTTCTCTAGGTTATGAGTACGCTTTCGATGCTTTTGGAACGCGGCTAAAGTTTACTTCTGAGGCCTATTTTAAATATTCTGACCGATTAATTCCGTATAAAATAGATAACCTGCGAATTAAATACCTGGCGAATGAAGTCTCGCGCGGTTATGTTTATGGTGCCGATTTTAGTATAGGTGGCGAGTTTGTTAAAGACCTGGTTTCATATTTCAGAATGTCGGTTATGCATGCCAATGAAGATATCATCGGAGATAGTTATGTCCAGAATGGAACTACAATTTATCCTGGCTATCTAAAAAGACCAACTGATCAGCGTTTGAATTTCTCTATATTTTTCCAGGATAAATTATTAAATAGTCCAACTTATAAAGTACACTTAAACGCCCTTTATGGTTCAAGGCTACCGATTGGTCCATCGCAAACACCAAGGTATCTAGATCAATTTTTTATCCCATCATACAAGCGCGTAGATATCGGTTTCTCTAAAGATTTCCTTGATGATGCCGCTTTGCACAAACCCAAATTTTTAGACAAAAATTTCAGTTCGGTTATTATGTTCTTTGAAGTTTTTAATATGTTGAATATCGACAATACAGTTTCCTACCTATGGCTGAAGGATGTAGATAATGTGCAATATGCCATTCCAAATTATTTAACAGGCAGGCAGTTTAACCTGAAGTTGATTGTAAAGTTGAAGAATAAGCCATAA
- a CDS encoding D-3-phosphoglycerate dehydrogenase (product_source=KO:K00058; cath_funfam=3.40.50.720; cog=COG0111; ko=KO:K00058; pfam=PF00389,PF02826; superfamily=51735; tigrfam=TIGR01327), with protein sequence MIKILANDGIDPIGKELLEKAGFQVDTETVPQDKLAEALKNYDAITVRSATKVRKELIDAVPNIKLIGRGGVGMDNIDVEYARSQGVNVVNTPAASSLSVAELVFSHLFTGIRFLQDANRKMPVEGSTQFNNLKKAYAKGTELSGKTIGIIGFGRIGRATAKVALGLGMNVLAYDLYPSESEITLEFQGGKSVSIPIKTVSLDEVITGSDFFSLHTPFADKPILGAEEFAKMKNGVGIVNCSRGGTIDEPALIEALNSGKVSFAGLDVFDNEPTPLAEILTHPKISLTPHIGASTNEAQERIGTELATLIIEHFKK encoded by the coding sequence ATGATTAAAATATTAGCAAACGATGGGATTGATCCGATCGGAAAAGAATTATTAGAAAAAGCAGGTTTCCAGGTTGATACTGAAACCGTTCCTCAGGATAAATTAGCTGAAGCATTAAAAAACTATGATGCCATTACTGTACGTAGTGCAACAAAAGTTAGAAAAGAATTAATTGATGCTGTACCCAATATCAAATTAATTGGTAGAGGTGGAGTGGGCATGGATAATATCGATGTTGAATATGCACGTAGTCAAGGTGTTAATGTGGTAAACACACCAGCTGCATCTTCATTATCAGTTGCCGAATTGGTATTTTCTCACTTATTTACAGGTATCAGATTCTTACAGGATGCTAACCGCAAAATGCCTGTAGAAGGTTCTACTCAATTCAATAACTTGAAAAAAGCTTATGCTAAAGGAACTGAATTAAGCGGTAAAACCATCGGTATTATCGGTTTCGGTCGTATCGGTCGCGCTACTGCAAAAGTGGCTTTAGGCTTAGGTATGAATGTTTTGGCTTACGATTTATATCCATCAGAATCTGAAATCACTTTAGAATTCCAAGGTGGAAAATCAGTAAGTATCCCAATCAAAACGGTTTCTTTAGATGAAGTGATTACAGGAAGTGATTTCTTTAGTTTACATACTCCATTTGCTGATAAGCCGATTTTAGGTGCAGAAGAGTTTGCTAAAATGAAAAATGGAGTAGGTATTGTAAACTGTTCACGCGGTGGAACAATTGATGAGCCAGCTTTAATTGAAGCACTAAATTCTGGTAAAGTTTCTTTCGCTGGTTTAGATGTTTTCGATAACGAGCCAACACCATTGGCAGAAATTTTAACCCACCCAAAAATCTCTTTAACACCACATATTGGTGCATCAACCAACGAAGCACAAGAACGTATTGGTACGGAACTGGCAACGTTGATTATTGAGCATTTTAAGAAGTAA
- a CDS encoding phosphoserine aminotransferase (product_source=KO:K00831; cath_funfam=3.40.640.10,3.90.1150.10; cog=COG1932; ko=KO:K00831; pfam=PF00266; superfamily=53383; tigrfam=TIGR01364) produces MKHNFGAGPCILPQEVFKQAAQAVLDFNDGLSILEISHRTTEFEAVVAEADKLVKELLNVPSGYSVLFLQGGASLQFAMVPMNLLGDGQTASYLDTGVWATKALKEAKFIGNVNVVASSKDANYTFIPKDFEIPADSAYFHYTSNNTIYGTELFEVPKTDIPVVCDMSSDIMSRVIDVSKFDLIYAGAQKNVGPAGLTIAIVKNEILGKIDRKIPSMLNYQSHIDNDSMYNTPPVFSIYVALLNLRWLKSKGGVAEIEKENKQKAEALYREIDRNPLFKGTCAVEDRSRMNICFVMENPELEKPFLKYAEEQGIVGIKGHRSVGGFRASMYNALPITSVHALVDAMQVFEEQQAKAN; encoded by the coding sequence ATGAAGCATAATTTTGGCGCAGGCCCTTGTATTTTACCTCAAGAAGTGTTTAAACAAGCAGCTCAGGCTGTTTTAGATTTTAACGATGGATTATCAATTTTAGAAATTTCGCACAGAACAACCGAATTTGAGGCAGTTGTTGCTGAAGCTGATAAGTTGGTAAAGGAATTATTAAATGTGCCGTCGGGTTATTCCGTTTTATTTTTACAAGGTGGTGCAAGTTTACAGTTTGCAATGGTTCCGATGAATTTATTGGGCGATGGACAAACAGCAAGTTATTTAGATACCGGTGTTTGGGCAACCAAAGCATTAAAAGAGGCTAAATTTATCGGTAATGTGAATGTAGTTGCCTCATCAAAAGATGCGAACTATACTTTCATTCCAAAGGATTTTGAAATTCCTGCTGACAGTGCTTATTTCCACTATACTTCAAACAATACTATTTACGGAACTGAGCTTTTCGAAGTACCTAAAACGGACATTCCTGTTGTTTGTGATATGTCTTCTGATATCATGAGCCGTGTAATCGATGTTTCTAAATTCGATTTAATTTATGCTGGAGCTCAAAAAAATGTAGGTCCTGCTGGTTTAACCATCGCGATTGTTAAGAATGAAATTTTAGGCAAAATTGACCGTAAAATTCCATCTATGTTGAACTATCAATCACATATCGATAACGATTCGATGTACAATACGCCTCCCGTTTTTTCCATCTATGTAGCTTTATTAAATCTACGTTGGTTAAAATCAAAAGGTGGCGTTGCTGAGATTGAAAAAGAAAACAAGCAAAAAGCTGAAGCACTTTACAGAGAGATTGACCGTAATCCTTTATTTAAAGGAACTTGTGCCGTTGAAGACCGCTCTAGAATGAACATCTGTTTCGTAATGGAAAACCCAGAATTGGAAAAACCATTCTTGAAATATGCTGAAGAGCAAGGCATTGTGGGTATTAAAGGGCACAGAAGTGTTGGTGGTTTCCGTGCATCGATGTATAATGCATTGCCAATTACAAGCGTACATGCTTTGGTAGATGCCATGCAGGTATTTGAAGAACAACAAGCAAAAGCAAATTAA
- a CDS encoding ribulose-phosphate 3-epimerase (product_source=KO:K01783; cath_funfam=3.20.20.70; cog=COG0036; ko=KO:K01783; pfam=PF00834; superfamily=51366; tigrfam=TIGR01163) produces the protein MKYIIAPSILSADFGNLQRDIEMINHSEADWFHVDVMDGVFVPNISFGFPIMAAVKKHATKPLDVHLMIVEPDKYVQDFAKAGADRITVHYEACTHLHRTIQLIKTSGCKAGVALNPHTPVTLLQDVIEDLDLVLIMSVNPGFGGQAFIHNTYKKIKDLKALIQGVNEDLIIEIDGGVGLQNIATLVSAGANAFVAGNAIFATDNPTETISKMKSLTTSAINI, from the coding sequence ATGAAATACATCATTGCCCCATCCATACTTTCTGCCGATTTCGGCAATTTACAGCGAGATATTGAAATGATTAACCACAGTGAGGCCGATTGGTTCCACGTTGATGTGATGGATGGTGTTTTCGTTCCAAATATTTCTTTTGGTTTTCCCATCATGGCTGCTGTAAAAAAACATGCGACCAAACCTTTGGATGTACATTTAATGATTGTTGAGCCGGATAAATATGTTCAGGATTTCGCTAAAGCAGGGGCGGATAGAATCACTGTACATTACGAAGCGTGCACACACCTGCACAGAACCATTCAGTTAATCAAAACATCAGGCTGTAAGGCTGGTGTAGCTTTGAACCCGCATACTCCGGTAACCTTATTACAGGATGTAATTGAAGATCTTGATCTGGTACTCATTATGTCGGTTAATCCCGGTTTCGGTGGACAAGCTTTTATCCATAATACCTACAAGAAAATAAAGGATTTAAAGGCCTTGATTCAAGGAGTAAATGAAGACCTAATAATTGAAATCGACGGTGGTGTTGGTTTGCAAAATATTGCTACATTAGTATCTGCAGGCGCCAATGCTTTTGTGGCCGGAAATGCAATTTTCGCAACAGATAATCCAACAGAAACCATTTCTAAAATGAAAAGCTTAACAACTAGCGCTATAAATATTTAA
- a CDS encoding hypothetical protein (product_source=Hypo-rule applied), with the protein MKKGLFKILVKINKALLPSLYKKDPNKLTTFQKAILGYRYWVLTNALD; encoded by the coding sequence ATGAAAAAAGGACTGTTTAAAATCTTGGTGAAGATAAATAAGGCGCTTTTACCAAGTTTGTATAAAAAAGATCCGAATAAGCTGACTACTTTTCAGAAGGCGATTTTGGGTTACCGCTATTGGGTGCTAACGAATGCGTTAGATTAA
- a CDS encoding 16S rRNA A1518/A1519 N6-dimethyltransferase RsmA/KsgA/DIM1 with predicted DNA glycosylase/AP lyase activity (product_source=COG0030; cath_funfam=3.40.50.150; cog=COG0030; superfamily=48425), with protein sequence MPIKSYHKKLNFVKNLDKIERFVAVFAKEFVNQIDKKINTDRFSSLWLILQLYNQLQVKLPAC encoded by the coding sequence ATGCCCATAAAATCGTATCATAAAAAATTAAATTTTGTTAAAAATCTCGACAAAATTGAGCGTTTTGTTGCAGTTTTTGCAAAAGAATTCGTTAATCAGATAGACAAAAAGATTAACACCGATAGATTTAGTAGTTTATGGCTTATTCTTCAACTTTACAATCAACTTCAGGTTAAACTGCCTGCCTGTTAA
- a CDS encoding S-adenosylmethionine hydrolase (product_source=COG1912; cath_funfam=2.40.30.90,3.40.50.10790; cog=COG1912; ko=KO:K22205; pfam=PF01887; superfamily=101852,102522), with amino-acid sequence MGIITLTTDLGSKDFYQSALKGSLLSLMPNVNLVDITHEVPSFNISYAAFVLKNAYPYFPKNTVHLIGIDSVYSENTKYIAVKHRDHFFVGADNGIFSLLFDDVPEDVVELNIMQDLKYLHFPLVDIFVKAATHLAKGGKLKDIGLPVAEIEQKMLLHPVIERDVIRGSVVYIDTFCNVITNITKDLFTKIQKNRDFTLYFRKSETITQLSWHYNEVQEGEKLCLFGISNHLEIAINKGKASGLLGLHLGDIVRVEFHP; translated from the coding sequence ATGGGGATAATTACTTTAACAACAGATTTAGGTTCAAAAGATTTTTACCAGAGTGCCCTTAAAGGTAGTCTGTTGAGTCTTATGCCTAATGTTAATTTAGTTGATATTACCCACGAGGTTCCATCATTCAATATTTCGTACGCAGCCTTCGTGCTAAAAAACGCTTATCCTTACTTTCCGAAGAATACGGTGCATTTAATCGGTATCGATTCTGTATACAGTGAAAACACTAAATATATTGCTGTAAAGCACCGTGATCACTTTTTTGTAGGGGCTGATAATGGTATTTTCTCCCTTCTTTTTGATGATGTTCCGGAAGATGTGGTAGAGCTGAACATTATGCAGGATTTGAAATATCTACACTTTCCCTTGGTTGATATTTTTGTTAAGGCGGCCACGCATTTGGCCAAAGGTGGCAAACTGAAAGACATCGGTTTACCTGTAGCAGAAATTGAACAGAAGATGCTTTTACATCCTGTGATAGAACGAGATGTGATCCGTGGTAGCGTGGTATATATTGATACTTTTTGCAATGTAATCACCAACATTACTAAAGATCTTTTCACCAAAATACAGAAGAACAGGGACTTTACTTTATACTTTAGAAAAAGCGAAACCATTACGCAATTGAGCTGGCATTACAACGAGGTGCAGGAAGGTGAAAAACTTTGCCTGTTCGGGATTAGTAACCACTTGGAAATTGCGATTAATAAAGGTAAGGCAAGTGGTTTATTAGGTTTGCATTTAGGTGATATTGTACGGGTGGAGTTTCATCCTTAA